GCAGCGGAACCCGTGCCGGAAATTGGAGCCAATCGTGAGTGCTGAATCCGCCACCAGCGGGCTGTCCGATGAGGAACTGATGGCGGAAGGTGCAACGCCGCTGCCCGACAAGGAGGTCGCCTCCGTCTTGGACTTGAACGCCGATCTCAACCTCGGCATTAGTGCCGCGGCCCCGATCGACCTCGGCGTCGCAGCCAACGCCAACGTTGCCGCCCCGATCGACGCAGCCGCCTCTGCCAACGTTCTGTCCTTCGGCTCCGAGTCCCAGGCCCTTGCTGACCAAGGCACCTTGATTACCCAGGGCGTCACCGGAGACGCTACCGCCCACTCAGTGCAGGACAGCGGCATTGACCAGGGCACCGCTGCACCCGCGGACGGCAGTGGCACCGCCGCCACCACAGAACCGACGACGACGGACCCGGCCACCGCGGGTGCGACGCTTCCCGCTGAAACCAGCGACGGCGCTCTTCCCGGCGGTGTGCTTCCGGCAGGAAGCA
This Paenarthrobacter sp. GOM3 DNA region includes the following protein-coding sequences:
- a CDS encoding peptidoglycan-binding protein, with translation MSAESATSGLSDEELMAEGATPLPDKEVASVLDLNADLNLGISAAAPIDLGVAANANVAAPIDAAASANVLSFGSESQALADQGTLITQGVTGDATAHSVQDSGIDQGTAAPADGSGTAATTEPTTTDPATAGATLPAETSDGALPGGVLPAGSTPDLGGTAAGAAGALNGNLLNVDVNLDANAGIAAPINGAVAANANVAAPIDAAVGANIGSIDSNAVAVAQQDAIINQDINGNATAGAEQQSTMKQ